The Triticum aestivum cultivar Chinese Spring chromosome 6D, IWGSC CS RefSeq v2.1, whole genome shotgun sequence genomic sequence taaaaaaggccaaacgaaccgggAATAATTTAAAATTTTAGCACGAtagttctatttggtctaatctgcctgtataaaaaaattaaggcgggagaaggcagtgtacgtatgccatttcgcacacggaggtgacacgttccctctcggaaccacaagccttcttgagggaggctccggtttgtaagaagcttacaccaaagcttgtcccaattcggccaaaaaaattaccgcagcatgttggtgccatgtcatgacgcagtgccaagtttcatgattttcaggcgtgttttggatttacatgaattaaagaaccaattttctcaatctttacggccgaggcacgacgcccagatgtttgatttcattcccatttcttgcatgggacctaggaattcaccccaaggacacacatgtgatttttcaatcaactttggtgcattggagcatgtgcttttagttcaaatttgatttatgcacattaaatgcctagaaactcaattaatgtataaaaaaggccaaacgaacccagaaaaattccaaaatttagcacgatacttctatttggtctaatctgcctgtgtaaaaaaattacggcgggagaaggcagtgtacgtatgtcgtttcacacacggaggtgacacgttccctctcggaaccacgagccttcttcagggaagctccggttttcaagaagcttacaccaaagcttgtcccaattcggccaaaaaaattaccgcagcatgttggtgccatgtcatgacaccatgccaagtttcatgattttcacacgtgttttggatttatagtaattaaaaaaccaagtttctcaatctttccggccgagccacgacgcccagatgtttgaatttcattcccatttcttgcatgggacctagaaattcacccaaggacacacatgtgatttttcaatcaactttggtgcactggagcatgtgcttgtagtttaaatttaaattatgcacactaaatgcccagaaactcaattaatgtataaaaaggccaaacgaacccggaataattccaaaatttagcacaatacttctatttggtctaatctgcctatgtaaaaaaattaaggcgggagaaggcagtgtacgtatgtcgtttcgcacacgaaggtgacacgttccctctcggaaccacgagccttcttgagggaagctccggtttgcaagaagcttacaccaaagcttgtttgAATTCGGCCAAaaatttaccgcaacatgttggtgccatgtcatgacaccatgccaagtttcatgattttcaggcgtgttttggatttatagtaattaaaaaaccaagtttctcaatattttcggccgagccacgacgccaagatgtttgaatttcattcccatttcttgcatgggacctagatattcacccaaggacacacatgtgacttttcaaccaactttggtgcactggagcatgtgcttgtagttcaaatttgaattatgcacattaaatgcccataaactcaattaatgtataaaaaggccaaacaaatccggaataattccaaaatttagcacaatacttctatttggtctgatctgcgtgtgtaaaaaaattaaggtgggagaatgcagtgtacgtatgtcgtgtcgcacacggaggtgacacgtttccctctcggaaccacgagccctttgagggaagctccagtttgcaagaagcttataccaattcttgtcccaattcggccaaaaaaattaccgcagcatgttggtgccatgtcatgacaccatgccaagtttcatgattttcaggcgtgttttggatttacaggaattaaaaaccaagtttatcaatctttccggccgagccacgacgcccaaatgtttgaatttcatttccatttcttgcatgagacctataaattcacccaaagagacacatgtgatttttcaacaaactttggtgcactggagcatgtgcttgtagttcaaatttgaattatgcacattaaatgcccagaaactcaattaatgcataaaaataccaaacgaacccggaataattccaaatttaaaaacGACACtaatgtactagttgcatgttcactgtacgtaaatgttctggcaattcaaacaccatcctttcccttcgTAACACCATTTGTttccaaaacataatgaaaaaatcaggtataccacaaacagtttactagaaagaatcatgtgggaggcgatataaaatatcttggcgcaccgtcttgtctggattacgcaggaagcttcgttgtctacagtccaccgcccccgcttggaccacacttgcgcgccagtttctcgcggcaccgagcgaaatttttttgccaccgcagaaatatctatctgcccgccccctccctcccaccaaaagccacatttccactgttcctccttgctttccaagttcaaaccttcactgctgcttactggcagctcagccgcctcgccggcgacccttcttcttgcagcgccgcctcctcgctggcgacccttcttcttgcagcgctgcctcctcgccggcgacccttcttcttgctgcgcggcctcctcgccgctgaCCCTTCTTCTGGCTGCGAGGCCTCGTCAATATGGTcaagtaatccacaccccacccacaccatcctcctcctttcccgtcccacatgccccgatcgACGGTGCTACATCTTCCgccgaaatcactgtccccctccCACAATTAAGCgctgcccacagccattttgcacgtagtataacatggagctcgGTAGCATGCGGCCACAcgcgcgcacgaggtcgctatggctccCATGCGTGCCGGCCGCCAGATCTTGGAGTAGCACCTCGTCTTtgaggccaccatcgacaccgccacgcggttgtctactttaaaatactgttcgtgctattttctcgaggccaccgctagtgccttctagtgatttgtcctctgtaatgttaatatgcaatctgatgttcagttaacagtttggtcctctgaaatgtaatgttcagttaacactttggtccaacaattgctacatttcgtagtattgttcttaagcattctttgttttgttaattgtcttatcttctagtacatgtttctattctacaatgtcgtgctcagttaactattttggttcatttggtctgctggccatttaactgtttggttcagttctgcaatttgattttcatttgctgtgggtacaattttgtattgttatgcatgtgacaccaatcgaatttggctgtactcaatacatattctactgatagtatggcaactctcaattaacctgatcaagatcttctttACGTgtattgcagggaaacaatgggagacactacggtttaccatcgaggtttgttcaagcatggtcctttggcaatagcacattattgtgcagttgcaggaatcattctaatatttacgtttcttacaatttggtcttgcacatgtaggtcctgctgttagaggcttagacccactgctcgacccattttgcatatgaggaaatgagatgtccatgaatatcagtcaagtcaagaaactcagaaagattgttaggatgaagaaacttgcgacgaataacaacaagatctttgtttgcacaatgaagaagacatcagtcaactataggatggtactaactcttttaccttgtttttaccccttgcgccatttcaaaatttataacagcgatttatgcatatctttgttttcagtacttttcaaagcagttcaccgatgattacctctcaaaccacctgcatggtcaagcggcgaggaaggtattcattcaacacccacgatacaatattgaagtcttgctgaagaggacgaaggttgggcgggcaattatccataaccactagcctaaagttgcaaggacattcaacatcactgaaggctcaatatttgccttccgcttctgcagtttcccagatgagattcatctgtctatttaccgtgtatgatgctactttccaaaggtttttgatgttgcatgtgtaacttggtgctgttgtgtaatggcgtaactgagtgccgaagctatctggtgtaattcgattatgaaatcctggttgttgttatacggatatgaaatatctggcgtgttttataagaaatatcaacttgattagtacatggactattaataataggctaattaccctgcttattggggttttctattgcagacggttactcatgCAAAACCGTGCATGAGACTTTCATCTCGCATGGCTCCTAagtgataaaagaaagaagaactcgtcttctctcttttttgattaccTTCCTCGTGTATGTATAAGACCGGATCCATTCTTTTTCGAAATCGATTTCGAAAAAGAACTACTAATCCTTAACTTTTCGAGGAATCCTTCATCAGTGGTTGTGACAgcaccatgggcgatgaactcaaacaacccgcatggtttctagaaagtaggcgtgttcgatcaactaacaatcacacacgacttccggcagcgaactgtttgcgttaggccaccttgcacaaacgtttccacacaaataactgtgtgtgatatacatacgaacagaaattcttttctgggattcaccgtgtgggatgtacatacgaacggaaacaattgggttgtgatgccccgccagatcgcacacgagctcattttgccccagccagtgagccaggagggcctatccccgacggtttccgggtcgtgtgggaaggacccccctatcacccacactcacttggcgacggttccagacGCCATCGCGGAaaagggttaaaaactgtttgtatagcacgtcgCTGTACCAGTGTGTGTTGCTTCTCAAACAAGTTTCATTTGTCTTTTGAGTTTTATGGATATTTCAACATGGGTATTTAGATTCAAGCAAGTTCTAATTCTAAGGCCTATGTATAATATTTTTAGTGTAACGGCTAGTCCTTTGATTTATGTTATTAGAAACCATCAATTTGCTACAAGgataaaataaagaaaagaaaagacaactAACAATGCCAAACGTTTTGCCCAAGACTTTTCTATCGAGTTCGTGAAAGTGGCGAAGCTTCAGCAAAGGCCAGTGTGGGCCGTCATGGGGCAACCTATGAATGCTTTGTGCATACCCATTAACAAGTGGCCCATTTATCCCTTGAAATAGGCCCAAAACTCATTTTGTCATCCCCCACCAGCTCCACTCTCCAAAGATGTGGCTCCATCTCCGCCACTACTTGGTGACACCCAACCCAAGCCTCCAGggtaggtgggagggagaggggttgGTTTTAGGGAATGAGCAAAAGTAAAAGAATACATAATATGCCAAATTGGGATAATCTATCGCGTGCCCATGTGTTGGTGATCGAGAGGGGCGAAGGATTACACTCATCTTTCGGTAGACACGCCATGAAAAACGTGGAAAAGGGGGGTCATGCTAGGCAGCTGGTAGCCACAACATGAAGAGTTGAGGAAAGAGAGGCCCACTCACCTTCTGGCATGCACCCATGAAGTCGAGGAGTAGGTCACGTTCACCCCATCGCAAGAACACCGTGAAGGGTTTGAGGAAAGGGGTCATGCTTACCTTGTGGCACGCAAATCGAATAATTTATGTAACAAGTTACGCTCACTCGTAAAAGGCATGGTGTGatgagtgtgtgcgtgtgtgtgtgtgtgggggggggggggggtttgtaaAGGACGGTAGTAATCGTCGTTTGTGGTTCCGTGTGAATGGTTGATACTTGCATTCGACCGTCCACTGCCCTCTCATCAAAACAAAAAAAGTTGCTCGTTACATCGTGTTAACTTTTTTTGACAACCATGCAGGTTACATAAATTTATTTATAACATAAAAAAACTGGCATACGTATATCCCACAAAAATAGAAAGCGATTTGCACACAAGGAGTTAAGGCTGGAAAATATCAAGCAGCACATCTGTGATTTGATATGCTGCGCAAGAGCCAGGAAGCATAAAAAAAGCCCCAGGCCCAGCAATGGAAAGTGTCAACGCGGAATTAAAAAGAAAAcgtagaaaaaggaaaaaataagaatgaaaaaataaataggaaGGAGAAGCTTGGCTGTTCCGCTATATTCTAACTTCCCCCGCAGCTCTCTCGTTTGCTCCCGTCCTCTCTCCTCGCCATTCTAGCTCCTGCCACGCTTTCCCCGAGCGAGCTCCCCAAGCTCTCGCCATGGCAAAGAACACATGCAAGCTCTGCTTCCGCCGCTTCGCTAGCCCCCGCGCCCTCGCAGGCCACATGCGCTCCCACTCCGTCCGCAACCTGGCCGCGAAGCAGCAGATCTCATCGGCGTCCTCCGCGTCCACctccttcaccgccgccgccgacgacgacgtcAGCTTCAAGAAGCCCCTTCCAATCTACGCGCTCCGGGAGAATCCCAAGCGCAGCCTGCGTGTCACCGATGTCGCCTTCTCGGATCGCGAGAGTGAGGCCGAGTCCACCCCGCCGCACCCCAAGCGCGCGCACGCCGCCGCTGCGGGGGGCGAGACCGAGCCGCTGAGCTCGGTGTCCGACGCAGCCACGCCGGAGGAGGACGTGGCGCTGTCCCTCATGATGCTCTCCCGCGACTCCTGGCCGTCGATGGGGCACGGCTACGGCGACGGCGACTACTCGGACGACGGGAGCGACGGCGGTTACACGCTCCCCGCCCCCGATCCGGCGCCGGTGGAGAAGCGTACACGGTTCCAGTGCGGCGCGTGCAAGAAGGTATTCCGTTCCTACCAGGCTCTCGGCGGTCACCGCGCCAGCCACGTGCGCGGCGGCAGGGGCGGCTGCTGCGCGCCTCCcgtcgctcctcctcctcctcctcccccgcagCCGCTGGCACCGGTGACATTGATGGAACGCGAGGGGGACGAGGACATGGACGGGAAGGGGTCGCCACGGGAGTGCCCCTACTGCTACCGCGTGTTCGCCTCCGGGCAAGCTCTTGGTGGGCACAAGAGGTCCCACGTTTGCTCCGCGGCCGCCGCCGCAGCACAGGCACATgcagccgccgctccgccggacccGATCAAAGCCTTTGGCATGATCGATCTGAACATCGCGCTGCCGTTCGAGGAAGTGGAGCTCTCTGCCGTGTCAGATCCCCGTTTCTCCTCCAATCCAGGTTCTTGAAGCAAGCATTCCGGTAATCCCAATCGAGGAGGTGATCCGAGGTGAGAtaaatccatccatccatccaagaaACCAAAAGGTTGAAAAAAAGAGGAAGAGAAACAGAGATAAGAAAGAACCATCTTTGGTAGTTGTCGATGGCAGTCAATTTGCTCGTACATTCGATTCCGTTGATCTGTTTTTACAGGATTTTAAACTGTTGGTGTTCGTTTTGTTACTATTCGTTTAAAAGCTATGGAATTGGTGTAGATAAGCTGTGGTTTGTTATTGATCCGACGATCTGAATCTAGCTATAGCATCAGAATTGGGGTTTAAAAGGAACGTTTTTTCAGCTGAGCCATCTCCTCCCCGTGTTTGCATAGCCCAGAGCACACACTATACTGAGACCAAGTAGTTGAGAAGCAGTGCTAGAGACCAAAGCACGCACAAAAGCATGGCAGTGGAGTAGAGTAGAGTAGACGAGCTAAGCTCTTGCCTAGTGTCCAAAGTCACAATGGCAAGCAATGTGCTTTGCTCTGTGTCTGTGTCTGTGTTGCGTTGCCTCCTTTCTTTCGCTCCTTGAGTTGCTGCTGCCATATGAACAGCAGCTGCTCGTACCCTGCGCGTCCCCTGTGTTCCTGTTTGTTCCCCACCACTATTTCTCTCATTAACCACCCATGCCTCTCTGCGCGTGGGCCCCGGCCACATACCCTACGTACGGTACTAGGTTGCAGAATTGCAGAGGTCATGGCCACTGAAATCAATCGTATACGGATGATAACAGCCAGCCAGCCCTTCTTTGTTTATGGAGAAACGGCAGTCATTTTTGTAGGGCTCGGGCTCCACGTTTGGAGGCAGGCGGTTAGCATCTCGCCCCCACCGGTGGCGTCCACGTGTCGCCCCGCCCCGGCCGGAAGTTGGTGGTGCTGCGAATTCGGCCGGTCATTCAGGCCCTCCGCTGATTCCGGGGGAAGGAATTAACACGGAATTAATCGCGCGGTTTAATGTGCGCATAGCGTTttgaccccctcccctcccctggcCTGGCCTGCCTTTCCCGTCCCGTATCTGGGAGAAGCCGGTGGGcgcggagcccgaagcggatctcGGCGACGAAATGGCTGGTGCACACGAGTATCAGGATGACGCGTGGGGCCCACGTCGCTTCAGTTGGACACTGTAGGTCGTACCCCGTGCGGGCCGGGCGTGCGGGGCCGGCATAAAGCGCAGCGGGGCGGGGCCGGTGGGGCTACGTGGTGGCCGCTGCCGTGGCCGTCCGATCAGGGCTGGACGCCTGCCGATCGGTCGTGCCTGGTAGCGCCTGTCTGCCTGCTTGGGGCTTTTAGATCACGTCCGTGTCAGGCCATCCATCATCACCGTGCCGTCGCTCGCTTCTCCTGCTGGCCTAGCTTTGCCTAATCCCTGTACTGATACAGCACACCCTGATCCGATCCCACATTAATCGCACGAAATCATGAGCTTCCAGCACGTACTTACTTTGGGCGTTTCTGACGTGTGCCGCTGCTTAATTACTACTACTATTGCATTTTGCAGTATGGTTAATGGGCAGTAGTACGACGGTGCATTGGATGCTGAAAGGTGTGTGCTCTCGCTCTGTTCGCGTGAGGGTGTATCGTATCGCTTTAGGCGAAATCTTTTTTCCTTTA encodes the following:
- the LOC123141609 gene encoding zinc finger protein ZAT1 is translated as MAKNTCKLCFRRFASPRALAGHMRSHSVRNLAAKQQISSASSASTSFTAAADDDVSFKKPLPIYALRENPKRSLRVTDVAFSDRESEAESTPPHPKRAHAAAAGGETEPLSSVSDAATPEEDVALSLMMLSRDSWPSMGHGYGDGDYSDDGSDGGYTLPAPDPAPVEKRTRFQCGACKKVFRSYQALGGHRASHVRGGRGGCCAPPVAPPPPPPPQPLAPVTLMEREGDEDMDGKGSPRECPYCYRVFASGQALGGHKRSHVCSAAAAAAQAHAAAAPPDPIKAFGMIDLNIALPFEEVELSAVSDPRFSSNPGS